Proteins encoded by one window of Winogradskyella sp. PG-2:
- a CDS encoding 7TM diverse intracellular signaling domain-containing protein, which produces MKNNCFLNYILISALFAFGFAPRLIAQQAGVILIDSDFKKTNIKSYSKVNDKQLKDEYSYFYFSFENEYNTISFAVKNDSDKVKNLILEFSNALIKEITLSKIENNTSIPLYKTGIDYTVSQKPLEHRLFAFPIKLEANETSTYRITLKKEVGKPLVTSAYIKSESTFNKQGSIQQVLIGLYYGISLLSVFFSLFVFYYLRKSSYLIYAAYIIFLGLFISSYTGLFSQLFLNESDLFNKYKHYVLFSEISLLLFVVFSQKILEAKVHTPKLKRTMDVLLIVLVSIRVFIHFFLTELFERFVPLFMNLWYAIFLVLVVLISIEIVVFFKTNSKRSSFFAIAYLFMITGVFLTILYHSYGLVNTTFYGLPVIFYSSFLEILFLTFTVVFMVKDIYDERNILSEKIVIEEKKNLTAFIKGEDQERNRISKELHDNIGSKLSYLKRFVSDKFKDEEINDAIDNICNDVRNLSHEISPSDLTLVGFESAISDLTNSLSGLTSLSVDFNSYHFPGNLSENVEVQLYRVVQEVLNNILKHAEAKHIDVQLIGHDSYTTITVEDDGKGFNLNAQKKGLGLKNITSRIEQIGGKLEVDSKINKGTSILITIPT; this is translated from the coding sequence ATGAAAAACAATTGTTTTCTTAACTATATTTTAATTTCTGCACTTTTTGCATTTGGGTTTGCCCCTAGATTGATAGCGCAACAAGCCGGTGTAATTCTCATAGATTCTGATTTTAAAAAAACAAACATTAAATCCTATTCTAAAGTAAATGACAAACAGCTTAAAGATGAGTATAGTTACTTTTATTTTAGTTTTGAAAATGAATATAATACCATTTCGTTTGCCGTAAAAAATGATAGTGATAAGGTTAAGAATCTAATCCTTGAATTCTCTAACGCATTAATAAAGGAAATAACGCTTTCAAAAATTGAAAATAATACTTCTATTCCCCTTTATAAAACAGGTATAGATTATACTGTTTCACAAAAACCTCTTGAACACCGGCTTTTTGCTTTTCCTATTAAACTCGAAGCAAATGAAACCTCAACATACAGAATAACACTTAAAAAAGAGGTTGGTAAACCTCTAGTAACCTCTGCCTATATAAAAAGTGAATCGACATTTAATAAACAGGGTTCTATACAGCAAGTTTTAATTGGCTTGTACTATGGCATAAGCTTACTATCGGTGTTTTTTAGCCTGTTTGTTTTTTATTATTTAAGAAAAAGCAGTTATCTTATTTACGCTGCTTATATAATTTTTCTTGGGTTATTTATCAGTTCATATACTGGTCTATTCTCTCAACTTTTTTTAAATGAGTCTGATCTGTTTAATAAATACAAACACTACGTTTTATTCAGTGAAATTTCATTATTGCTTTTTGTAGTTTTTTCCCAAAAAATATTAGAAGCAAAGGTACATACGCCTAAATTAAAACGAACTATGGACGTTTTACTAATTGTTCTTGTATCGATTAGAGTTTTCATTCACTTTTTTCTTACAGAGTTATTTGAGCGTTTTGTTCCTCTTTTTATGAACCTTTGGTATGCTATATTTTTAGTCTTAGTAGTGCTAATTTCTATTGAAATTGTGGTGTTTTTTAAAACCAATTCTAAGCGTTCCTCGTTCTTTGCAATTGCATATTTATTTATGATTACTGGTGTCTTTTTAACAATTTTATATCATAGTTATGGTTTGGTAAACACAACATTTTATGGCTTGCCAGTGATTTTTTATTCCTCTTTTTTAGAAATACTATTTCTAACATTTACAGTGGTTTTTATGGTTAAGGACATCTATGATGAACGAAATATATTATCTGAAAAAATAGTGATAGAAGAAAAGAAAAATCTAACAGCGTTTATAAAAGGGGAAGACCAAGAGCGAAATAGAATAAGCAAAGAACTCCATGATAACATTGGTAGCAAACTAAGTTATTTAAAACGCTTTGTCTCAGATAAGTTTAAAGACGAAGAAATTAATGATGCTATAGACAATATTTGTAACGATGTTAGAAATTTATCTCATGAAATATCGCCATCAGACTTAACGCTGGTTGGCTTTGAAAGTGCGATATCAGATTTAACCAATAGCCTGTCTGGTCTGACATCTTTAAGTGTTGATTTCAACAGTTATCACTTCCCGGGGAATCTAAGTGAAAATGTAGAGGTGCAGTTATATAGAGTTGTACAAGAGGTTTTAAATAACATTTTAAAACACGCTGAAGCAAAGCACATAGACGTACAATTAATAGGTCATGATTCTTATACCACAATAACTGTTGAGGATGACGGGAAGGGGTTTAATCTTAACGCTCAAAAAAAGGGATTGGGCTTAAAAAACATTACTTCAAGAATAGAGCAGATTGGAGGAAAACTAGAGGTTGATTCTAAAATAAATAAGGGAACGTCTATTCTAATAACAATTCCGACTTAA
- a CDS encoding kelch repeat-containing protein: protein MKTKPLFMLLSLLALTICCDSESSVDSNNNPDSFNLLFINDNATDIILTPILTWQPAIDSDDDTVSYQLLIDKIDDLSGNEAPSTVLQSNINTNTVTLTSPLMAGTAYKWCVIATDGRGGSRKSSSVFSFTTAQEGSQTNLPPNMFSLLSPGFGATNVSLDPQLSWQAATDPDNDPVFYDIYFGESSPDNFIGQTQNTSFQVNQLSEDTEYLWYVLAKDIAGNVRSSSTFSFTTCDGNPGPISLLSSEVMQNRDGFAGHQMVNYNGKLWILGGLVISPDVNGETNEVWTSDDNGETWELIKPNSPGSTECFVASDEHQAVVFNNEIWVIEGNRNTVRKSTDGITWEFVSFSGAVADNTHYLPRNQHQCAVLNGRLYIVGGSGKSDVWSTDGSLNSENEVTWVQNKPNDNSAFSGRNGHQLIAFEGELFLIGGTTGNTRLNDVWASSDGSNWQEIVDSPFSERSEHSCIVDNSGVVPKIWLIGGDGINPNTGNTVASLNDIWYTEEGLFWEEYKPHIDDDSGDDEFTGRKESEAVLTDSGEILVSGGKKNTIFLNDIWKLDL from the coding sequence ATGAAAACAAAACCATTATTTATGTTGTTATCGCTACTGGCTTTAACAATATGTTGCGACAGTGAATCTTCAGTTGATTCAAACAACAATCCAGATTCTTTTAATTTATTGTTTATTAACGATAATGCAACAGATATTATTCTAACCCCAATTCTTACGTGGCAGCCAGCCATAGATTCAGATGATGATACTGTGAGTTATCAATTATTAATTGATAAAATTGATGACTTGAGTGGAAATGAAGCTCCTAGCACTGTATTGCAATCTAATATTAACACAAACACAGTTACTTTAACCAGTCCATTAATGGCTGGTACAGCCTATAAATGGTGTGTTATAGCAACCGACGGAAGAGGGGGTAGTAGAAAAAGCAGTAGTGTGTTTTCCTTTACAACAGCTCAAGAAGGTTCGCAGACTAACCTGCCACCCAACATGTTTTCACTTTTATCGCCAGGTTTCGGTGCTACTAATGTTAGTTTAGATCCACAATTATCCTGGCAAGCAGCTACAGATCCAGATAATGATCCTGTGTTCTATGATATCTACTTTGGTGAAAGCTCACCAGACAATTTTATCGGACAAACGCAGAATACAAGTTTTCAAGTAAACCAACTATCTGAAGACACAGAATATCTGTGGTATGTTTTGGCAAAAGATATCGCAGGAAATGTAAGGAGTAGTTCTACATTTTCGTTTACTACTTGCGATGGAAATCCCGGTCCAATTAGTTTATTATCTAGTGAAGTAATGCAAAATAGAGATGGATTTGCAGGGCATCAAATGGTAAATTACAATGGTAAACTATGGATTTTAGGAGGGCTCGTGATTTCTCCAGATGTAAATGGAGAAACAAATGAGGTATGGACAAGCGATGATAATGGAGAAACTTGGGAGCTCATAAAACCAAATAGCCCTGGTTCTACAGAATGTTTTGTTGCATCTGATGAACATCAGGCTGTTGTTTTTAATAATGAAATCTGGGTCATAGAAGGTAACAGAAATACTGTTAGGAAAAGTACTGACGGTATAACCTGGGAATTCGTTTCATTTTCCGGAGCAGTTGCTGATAACACACACTACTTACCAAGAAATCAGCACCAATGTGCAGTACTTAATGGAAGGCTATATATTGTTGGAGGCTCTGGAAAAAGTGATGTTTGGAGTACTGACGGCTCATTAAATTCTGAAAATGAAGTCACATGGGTTCAAAATAAACCAAACGACAACTCAGCGTTTAGTGGTAGAAACGGCCATCAACTGATAGCATTTGAAGGTGAATTGTTTTTAATAGGAGGGACGACTGGTAATACTAGGTTAAATGATGTTTGGGCGAGCTCGGACGGAAGTAATTGGCAGGAGATAGTTGACAGCCCTTTCTCAGAACGCTCAGAACACTCCTGCATTGTAGATAATAGCGGAGTAGTACCAAAAATTTGGTTAATAGGTGGTGATGGTATTAATCCAAATACAGGAAATACTGTAGCGAGCTTAAATGATATTTGGTACACAGAAGAAGGTCTTTTTTGGGAAGAATATAAGCCACATATAGATGATGACTCTGGTGATGATGAATTTACTGGGCGAAAAGAAAGCGAAGCTGTTTTAACCGATAGCGGTGAGATTCTTGTTTCTGGAGGAAAGAAGAACACAATATTTCTAAATGATATATGGAAATTAGATCTATAA